From the genome of Gambusia affinis linkage group LG04, SWU_Gaff_1.0, whole genome shotgun sequence:
TTCTCTGATGGTCTAAGCTTTTCCAAACATACTCAGGTAAGGAAGATGGAGTTCTTCTGGTCGCTGCTCCTTCCTGACCTTAAAACGCCTTTGGTTTGCAGAGCAGACTGATGATGCAGCAgatttctctccctctcttcttgGTGCAGCAGGAACAGGAGCACGTGTCCAGTTTCATCTCTGCAGTGATGAAACCCAGTCCttactgcagcagcagcagcacagcagcagcCTCGTTCCTGACTGACAccttcctctcttctcctcctcttttgacatttaaaaaaaaaaatatatattttttgggtTTTACATCTTGTGTTCTTCGTTAACCCTCCGCcatgttttctttgcttctcCACTTTCTGAACGCCGTGTGCAACATTTGCAGCTACttctttaaagcttttttcAACATGGCCTGAACcgaaacaacaagaaaacaacaaaaatgtttacatgaagAAACTTCTTTGTGTGCTCTTCTCCAGGGCTGTCATCATTGCCGTAGCCATTTTGGCCCTGGTGGTTTCCATTGAAGGCAGCGTGGGGTAAGTCGATGGCTTCAGTTACTAATCCAAACACAACATGGATTTCAACCTGAACTCTAAACCAATGCTGGGGAAATTCTCGTAAAACATTCAGCCTGCTTTCTTTGCGTATTTACAGATGCAGCGCAAATTGATCAAAATCATTAGAACTATAATTAAAACCCTAAATTATTCCAGTAATTCTGCTCTGAATGTGAGACTGTTCTCAGAGTGATGCATCCAAGCATAATAATGgaaggtttagtggaaggaaaagctgTGATAGAAAAAGACTCACAACTGTTAGGGATATATCTGGggctaaaatacaaaaaagttatTGCTGAGTCATAGTCTAAAAGTGTCAAAAGTGTATAAATTGTCCCACACttttttttaggtgtttgaTTTTGATAAACAAAGTGAATCACAAACACAGTTATGTACAATCCAGACTGGACAAGTTTTATTTCCCTTTAGCCATAACGTTTCATGGACTAACAGACTTCCTGAAGCATTCTGCATGCCCGGCTCCATGTGGATTTTATTAAGTGTTTACAGTTTAACAATTTACAATAATTCACAAATGTGTATTTAAGAGAATAATCAGCTGAACACATTTAGCACAAATATGGCTCCCAACGCTGTACAGCAATGAAATTTGCTTAATATCTCCTTATAGACTATTTTGAAAAGGCACTTTCGACTCATCGGGcgtatattctaatttattgaatccGACCATAAATCAGGGATGTGCgtttatcgtatcgtttatcatgTATCGTGAAAAATGTATCGTGATCAGAATTTTCATTTAGCGTTGTCTTGATGAATTCCAGTTAACGTTAAATAGAAAACCAAACTGACGGTGTTATAAGAGAagttatatttaatgtttactgTTCCACGAGAGCATCAATGAAGATGAGCAGCTTTGAAAATACGATTAAATGCCGTTACTGTGTAGTTTATATAACTCACTTCTTTAAAGAAGACGATGTTAGACGGGAATGTTTTTCTagagaaatatttgtgtttgatgtCGAGCAGTCAGATATatagtaatatatatatttttatcgtGATCGCAACAGCGCCACAAAATATCAAATTCTAAGTCCATATTGCCCACCCTGACTGTGAATGAGTTTTTCCCCCCACTGTGTTGCAGACCAAGCACCAACACCAGCTTCTGCACAGAGTCGAAGGAATGTCTGGAATATGAACTGGTCTGCAAAACGGACGAGTATGAAGTGAGTCTGAACCTCCaacaagaagcaaaaacacaccttttttttccctccctctcctcacatttacatatgtgtgtgtgtgtgtgtgtgtgttcaggtgcGACACCTTACCCCGACTCGCTGGGTGTCGACAGACGCCGAAGCCTACTTCATGGGAGTGGGAGCAGCCATGGCTTTCAGGAGGCTCTTCCAGTACATCAACGGAGCAAACGACGAAGGTGAGAACACGAGGGGAAGGGTGCGACTGCACGCAGTTCTATTTGattgatttcttttcctttctgtggCCGTGTGGGGGTTTCCGGGTTTAGGCGTAAAGATGGAGATGACCGCCCCAGTCCTGGTGAAGGTCCCAGAGGAAACCAAGCTGTGGGAGCCGGCCGTCTACACGCTCAACTTCCCGCTGCCGGCGGCCTATCAGGACACACCCCCCGCACCCACCAACGACAAGGTGAGCTGGGACTGCAGAAGGATGCCGTTTCTTTTTGCCATTGTTGGTTTTGAAGGTTAAACTCTGCGGTGCAGAATTCGATCAGGGCTTTTTGCTTAGAGATCAATAGGAAGCACCGAAGCAGAAAGTTGAGTCTGACGCCAGGCCAGGTTTCACTCGGAGGAAGAGGAATAACCAGAGTAAATGTAGCACCTGGAAGGCGGCGTTTTTAGAGCTTCACAACATGCTATGATGTGATTCCTTCATCAAAACGTACCTGGAGTGCtgttgattctttcatgcaatgtttgagaaatccttgaatctcccgtggcaaccagtcagctgtgcaaaacaaataacaaacatCCAGTGGAACCGCTGAGCTCATTATGTGAATACGACGACCTTTCAGGGTCATTGTAGATAGGAAAAAAGGACgagtttttttctgctaaaaactctgacattttgagattaattgtCAAAAAAAGCAacgtggaaatttctgagattaatctcaaaatgtctgagttttttcttacaaattttggactttttgtagctcagaaatttccttgttttttctagaaaattcccAGATTATTCTTGGAAATGTACTTTTGCTTTCTATCGACAAAGGCCCTGTGCGTCTtatacttctcagtgcaactctGGTAAAGTCgtagttaaagggttaatagaggagccatgtcgTGATGATTTCCTGAGGGCGGAGCTTCAGAtagaacaggagcttcttaaagagacagaggcccaatttcaaggtgttaagttacaaagttaaatttctcttaagtcagatttgatacattttaataagaacTGAAGGTAAactagttacttgattgtgctaaaAAAATGATActttgtggctggaaaatacataatactaccacttttttaaaaaatccaatttttattcaggacattttgcttttattgggcttttaacattttagcaTTTATAGAACCTCCTTTTGCTGCCCTTGttgctttaaatcttttttatgtgTACGTAAGtaatactttatttatattgcagGTCTTGATCCGTGGACCTCAAGGCCCTAATGACTAATGAGGTCCAGAGATGTAAATTGGAATCAGTCCATAAATCAATCAGCCAATAAAGTTTCAATAGaatttctgactttgaaaaatcaaaaacgttcaagtttttctagaaaattcctgagatTACCCTTAAAGTTTGAGTTGTAGCAAATTTTGGagatttccttgtttttcttgacaatttctgaagttttttctGACGGACATTCTGTCGTTTTGTTTCtgtctacaatggccctaatacgCCGTCCTACATGGAAGACCGCCGGGGGTTGGTTGTAGTTTTTGCTGCTCACTGGTGTTTTCCTCGCTCTGGCTGCCCAGGTGTATTTTACGGCAATGCCGCACATGGACGTGTACGTGAGGAGTTACGGAGGCTGGATGCTGTCGGTCACCTCCAGGCTTCACTCCCACCTGCTGACCAAAGAGCTGGAGCGAGTCCACGCCTCCTACAACCACACCTATCACTATGGAGTCGGTTACGACAGGTAGGGCTCGCGCCGCTTCCGTCCCGTCTGCTCCAGCGGTTtccatcttcatttttttcaacaCACTCCTGTTTTGCTCTCCTCTATGTGTCTGCAGCCCCTTGAAGCTCCTGAACCGGCATAATGAGGTGTGGTACGTGGCTGAAGGGGAACCGGTGTGCACAGACCCACAGGAGCCCACTCCCGCACACACCCCCAGGCCCACGCCGACCCACCTGCTCGCGGACTCGCCGTCAGAGATGCTGTCCGACTCGCCCTACCTCCCTCCATCCAACCTGTCTTCAAACACCACCTTTAACTCCTCTTCTTCCTCGCTGCTGCCCTCCGACCCCTCGGCCGTCCTCCCGTCCGAAACCCCGGCGAGCAATTCGTCCGAGCCTCACACCGAGGCCGCATTCAGTCACCCTCCGTCCTCCGCCCTCATGGCAGAGGACCCGACGGCGGCCAACGCCTCCGTCCCGGCCTCCGCCGGCCCCTCGCTGGAGCCGGAGCGCGAGGCCGGCGCGTGGAACATCACGACCAGCAGCTCTGTGGACACACAAGCTAACCCCGGCACCGAGGTCCAACCAGACGACGCCCATTAGCAACACCAAAGCTATCGATGTTAGATATACAGAAGCGACGCACTCTTTGGTTGTTTATTTCTCCAGTATGCAATCTGCTCACATTTTACCAGCTTCGCTCCTGCTCCACCCACAGAACCTGTTCACTGTGTCACTCCCCACTTATCTAACTGCTGCATTATAGGTAGATGTGAGGTTAAACTATATTAATCAGGTTTAACTGTTAGGACTTCAATGGGTATCTGCTTTAACCTGATAAACACAGTGCAGGGATTAACTACAGTAGACAGTGAACTGTCTTGATGTGAAGAAGTTCGACTTCCTGCGCAGCTCCATCGCcgactttcttcttctgctgtacGTGTGGCGACATATCGGTGCAGTCATTGTAAAACCAGCGTGTGCGTTCAGCGGGATCTTTGCTGCACACATAAATAATCGCATGAAAGGTTAACTTACCAACAAACTCAtaacattttagcattttttcctgtattttattatttaaattagcttCTAGGGAAGGGAAGAGCCGTCTAACTGTGTAAGTGAAATAAGCAGTCCTGCTTATAAGGCGCTTAAACTAAACTGGAGCTTAAATTCtcacaaagttaaaaatatatatatatatttttcctttaaaattctGTAACAAAAATAGCAATACATCTATAGCACcttttaaaatcagttaatttctgagcttttgttttatttaaaattatcgACACGTCTATAATTTTTGGCCAATCAATGGTAATTAAAAGAAACCTGCCACCACTAGATTAAGATGTTTAGAACTCagaatttatgtaaaaacaacaacaaaaaaacctaaatagtAACATAAAtgctattgttttgtttggtttttcttcaaaactgaGCATGGTTAAAAGAACGCCAACACAAGTTAATCTGTCTTTCCCACAGAAAAGTATTATTCACTTCACTCTGCTTCAAATAAAACCGTTGAACAaatctttctgcttttgttaaaCTGACAGTTCTTGAgaaatgtctctttaaaaaatgtgtaattatgtCCTTTAACGGTATTAAAACTGCACCAAAGATCCCAGAGAAACACGCTGCATCAAAccaatgcaataaaatgtatgtatgtaactttaaaaaaaaaattattctgtagCAATGCATCTCAGAGCTACGTGGTAAATCTTCCGAGGAAGGCGCAATAAAGTGGTACACTCTTGTTGAACACtcatgaattattgacttgaatCAGTTACACATCTTATCAACTCCATTCAATTGACCTTCGTTTTCCCTGACAATCTGAAAACAAGAAGCTTGAGAAGGGCTGTAGTGATGTACTAACGATGATTAGTTAGCTTTAAATTTAGGCACTTTAAGTGTGAATGATGTGACGTTGTTAAATGTGTGGTAGGAAAGAATGGCaaataaatgttgataaaaCTTCAGTAGCATTAGTTTAGTTTACAGATCCAATGCCTCTGGCTCTACTAGAAGGAAATTCATGCTAGCTTAGAAGCTACTTCAGGCCATTTACAATTGGAGTAAAcatatttcaagcttttatttttttgtatttttattgattaaaaatacaaaaggaaagaaaaccacaaattcTGCATCAGAAAATTAGAACACTATTTTTGGACGTATCAAAAACAGatactttaataaaaagtttgtacACGTCTATACACTCAAAGGAAGTTTTTCAGCTGTATGAAGTTAGTGTATTTcgtaaaactgcaatggaaacactttgttGCATCACGCAAGTCATGTGATTAGCACCCGGATGATGCTACGCACGGAAAACACGAAGAAgccgacaggaagtggtaggaggatgatggcgctgcgtgttttttttttcgtttttttcgCGATTTATCGCGTGAACagacttattcacgtgtgattttaatagcgtttataaatttatgaaaagacACCGTTACGAAATTCGGTTTTtacatttggagaaaataaagttttgtgaacttttattgaaaagtcaGTGGCTGTGTGGCCAACATTTTAAAGGCTGAGTAAAACCTTTGCAGTTGTTTTGAGGTAATTATCTTCCATTAAGATAATTAATGGAAGATAATTATCTAATCTAATTATCACagtattctaattttctgagatactattaatcaaaattatcaaaattactagaaacaaaacatctgtATGTGATACTTCTATATAggattttcactttttgaggTGAGTGGGAGGAATTACTGCACTTTCTTgcaatattaaaactttttacacaTACTAGTACCTTAAATCTAGGAAGTGTAACAAAAAATTGTATGAATTATTGAATCAATCATTCCTGGTTTCTCCTTTTTGAGATTTATTGTAGTGTTAAAAAATGCATCATgcacatttctgaaataaaaaaaaatgaattaaataatccACTCAGATCcaagtttgtatttatttgtcgGCTATCAGCTCTCATCTCCACCTGAGAGCATGACAGTCCAGGTTCCTCTCTCACATCATTCGGTATTATGCTGAAAGTTTtctgtacaaaaacattttttaaaatcagcatCTGATGCTCACACATGGTCAGTTTCATTACGTCACAAGCTTACATTGTGATATCATTTCACCACATAGAGTAAAGAATCATTCATGCTGCAGT
Proteins encoded in this window:
- the soul5l gene encoding uncharacterized protein soul5l yields the protein MAVIIAVAILALVVSIEGSVGPSTNTSFCTESKECLEYELVCKTDEYEVRHLTPTRWVSTDAEAYFMGVGAAMAFRRLFQYINGANDEGVKMEMTAPVLVKVPEETKLWEPAVYTLNFPLPAAYQDTPPAPTNDKVYFTAMPHMDVYVRSYGGWMLSVTSRLHSHLLTKELERVHASYNHTYHYGVGYDSPLKLLNRHNEVWYVAEGEPVCTDPQEPTPAHTPRPTPTHLLADSPSEMLSDSPYLPPSNLSSNTTFNSSSSSLLPSDPSAVLPSETPASNSSEPHTEAAFSHPPSSALMAEDPTAANASVPASAGPSLEPEREAGAWNITTSSSVDTQANPGTEVQPDDAH